A portion of the Collinsella aerofaciens genome contains these proteins:
- a CDS encoding transcriptional regulator has product MTPAQIEFYKRLAHGLALQFGPNCEIVVHDLETDDVDHSIVVIENGHVSGRKLGDGPSHIVLESMHEGTADVHDREPYLTKTADGKLLKSSTIFIRNDEGKPVGILGINFDITLMKAFERSLDAFTGTGGTGYTEPEPITKNIGDLLEDLLHECEQFVGKPAALMTKDERIRAIGYLDRRGAFLISKSSERACEFFGISKYSFYSYLNEAKAAAGDK; this is encoded by the coding sequence ATGACCCCCGCACAGATTGAGTTCTACAAGCGCCTTGCACATGGCCTGGCGCTCCAATTTGGCCCCAACTGCGAAATCGTCGTCCACGATCTGGAGACCGATGACGTGGACCACTCCATCGTAGTGATCGAAAACGGCCACGTCAGCGGGCGCAAACTGGGTGACGGCCCCAGCCATATTGTGCTTGAATCCATGCACGAGGGCACCGCCGACGTGCACGACCGCGAGCCGTACCTCACCAAAACCGCCGATGGCAAGCTGCTCAAGTCCTCGACCATCTTTATCCGCAACGACGAGGGCAAGCCCGTCGGCATTTTGGGTATTAACTTTGACATTACGCTTATGAAGGCTTTTGAGCGTTCGCTCGACGCCTTTACCGGCACCGGCGGCACGGGCTACACCGAGCCCGAGCCCATTACCAAGAACATCGGCGACCTGCTCGAGGACCTGCTGCACGAGTGCGAGCAGTTTGTGGGCAAGCCCGCGGCGCTCATGACCAAAGACGAGCGCATTCGTGCCATTGGCTACCTCGACCGTCGCGGCGCCTTCCTCATTTCCAAGTCGAGCGAACGCGCCTGCGAGTTCTTTGGCATCTCCAAGTACAGCTTCTATAGCTACCTCAATGAGGCCAAGGCGGCGGCCGGCGACAAGTAG
- a CDS encoding DUF4143 domain-containing protein, which translates to MRERAGQYVRSKARVRVRPKRYFCDPSLAAALLGATPERLLGDMQTLGMLFENLILRDVRVFLSTYGGVDNSVHYFRDEKGLEVDLIVEHDGHWGGGGVDSSITPPLCF; encoded by the coding sequence TTGCGCGAGAGAGCAGGCCAGTATGTGCGCTCGAAGGCCCGCGTTCGCGTGCGCCCCAAGCGCTACTTCTGTGACCCGTCACTTGCGGCGGCGTTGCTGGGGGCTACCCCTGAGCGGCTGCTTGGCGATATGCAAACGCTGGGGATGCTCTTTGAGAATCTCATCCTGCGCGACGTGCGCGTGTTCCTTTCCACCTACGGCGGTGTCGACAACAGTGTTCATTATTTCCGAGATGAGAAGGGCCTTGAGGTCGATCTGATCGTTGAGCACGACGGGCATTGGGGAGGCGGCGGCGTCGACAGTTCGATAACGCCACCGCTCTGTTTCTAA
- a CDS encoding AAA family ATPase, with the protein MFIGRTAEISELNRLYGTGSFEMPVIYGRRRVGKTRLITEFIQGKKAIYFQARRTNAEANLHGFSQAILAGSVGAAGVSFRSFDEAFDALATMARTERLIVVIDEYPYLAQSNPEISSLLQDKIDHLYKETRLMLILCGSSLSFMEEQVLGYESPLYGRRTAQFKIMPLDFTTTLGLWQSMSREDAAVCYGMTGGIPAYIEKVDPTVSLKDNIKRLFLTPTGYLFEEPSNLLMQECRNPEQYDAIVQAIAQGRSKISEIASSTGIPASNVKSYVDKLASLGIVERELPLNETSNKRAVYLLSDQMFRFWYKFVPQNIGLIQNDMAEMAYKRIESHVSDYMGTVFELICRQYVYELARAGRLDVVPASVGRWWGTDNRTHTQEEIDLIVDDGEGTALFAECKWRNEPVGEDVLQKLVHRSELFRRQRKSYALFSKSGFTQGCRDAADSRGDVKLISFAEMCERR; encoded by the coding sequence ATGTTTATCGGAAGAACAGCGGAAATATCCGAGCTCAATCGACTGTATGGCACGGGCTCCTTTGAGATGCCTGTGATTTACGGCCGCCGTCGTGTGGGTAAAACGCGTCTTATCACAGAGTTCATCCAAGGCAAGAAGGCTATTTACTTTCAAGCTCGTCGTACCAATGCAGAGGCAAATCTGCACGGCTTTAGCCAGGCGATACTTGCGGGTTCGGTTGGTGCTGCAGGCGTGTCGTTTCGTAGTTTTGACGAGGCGTTCGATGCATTGGCCACCATGGCTCGCACGGAACGTTTGATTGTCGTGATTGACGAGTACCCCTATCTCGCCCAATCGAATCCCGAGATCAGCTCGTTGCTGCAAGACAAGATCGATCACCTGTACAAAGAGACCAGGCTCATGCTGATTCTATGCGGCTCGTCTCTTTCGTTTATGGAGGAACAGGTGTTGGGCTACGAGAGCCCACTATACGGTAGGCGTACGGCCCAGTTTAAGATCATGCCGCTCGATTTTACGACGACCCTCGGCCTGTGGCAGAGCATGAGTCGCGAAGACGCTGCGGTTTGCTATGGCATGACGGGCGGCATTCCCGCATATATCGAGAAAGTCGATCCTACCGTATCGCTCAAGGACAACATCAAACGTCTTTTTCTTACTCCTACGGGCTATCTCTTTGAGGAGCCGAGTAACCTGCTAATGCAAGAGTGCCGCAACCCCGAGCAATATGATGCGATCGTGCAAGCAATTGCTCAGGGGCGCTCGAAGATCTCGGAGATTGCGAGCTCTACGGGAATCCCTGCGAGCAACGTAAAGAGCTATGTGGATAAGCTGGCGTCGCTTGGGATTGTCGAGCGCGAGCTGCCCCTAAACGAGACGAGCAATAAGCGGGCCGTGTATCTACTGAGCGACCAGATGTTTAGGTTCTGGTACAAGTTTGTTCCGCAGAACATCGGGCTGATTCAAAACGATATGGCCGAGATGGCGTATAAACGCATTGAGTCGCACGTATCGGATTACATGGGTACGGTCTTTGAGCTTATATGCAGGCAATATGTGTACGAACTCGCGCGCGCAGGCCGGCTCGATGTGGTTCCGGCGAGCGTCGGGCGCTGGTGGGGGACGGATAATCGCACGCATACGCAGGAAGAAATCGACTTAATTGTTGACGATGGCGAGGGCACTGCTCTGTTTGCGGAGTGCAAATGGCGCAATGAACCGGTGGGCGAAGACGTGCTGCAAAAGCTCGTGCACCGAAGCGAGCTCTTTAGACGGCAACGAAAAAGCTATGCACTATTCTCAAAAAGCGGCTTTACGCAGGGATGTCGGGATGCCGCGGATAGCAGGGGAGACGTCAAGCTGATCTCGTTTGCCGAGATGTGCGAGCGGAGATAA
- the xdh gene encoding selenium-dependent xanthine dehydrogenase produces the protein MAQEFTFTVNGVERTTTQNKPLLRYLRDDLHIHSAKDGCSEGACGTCTIHVDGAAVKACVLTTALAAGRNIVTVEGLPQDVREAFVYAFGAVGAVQCGFCIPGMVMAGAALIAEDPEPTEEQIKYAIRGNVCRCTGYKKIIEGISLAAAVLRGEKQIDKDLERGDDYGVGKRAFRIDVRKKVLGEGKYPDDIDELDQPGLTYASAVRSKYPRARVLSIDTSKAEALPGVVGILRAEDVPVNQVGHLIQDWDVMIAQGDITRCVGDAIVLVVAEDEATLEKAKKLVKIDYEPLEPVRSIVEAKAADAPRLHDSFFAFGNTVELKDNVCQSRHVTRGDAAKALAESAFTVTQRFTTPFTEHAFLEPECAVAFPYKNGVKVQSTDQGAYDTRKECAHMFGWDSEPERVVVETMLVGGGFGGKEDVSVQHLAALAAYKFQRPVKCKLTRAESLAFHPKRHAMDGTFTLGCDAEGIFTGLDCEINFDTGAYASLCGPVLERACTHAVGPYKYQNTDIRGFGYYTNNPPAGAYRGFGVCQSEFALESLIDLLAEKVGLDPWEIRYRNAIEPGEVLPNGQIADCSTALKETLLEVKDAYYAHPGHAGIACAMKNAGVGVGLPDAGRCKIRVENGVAVVYAATSDIGQGCNTVFLQDVAEACGLPLRCIANGECSTENAPDSGTTSGSRQTVVTGEAVRGAAFLLRDAMLDIEAGKPAPDTPVSAHGDGVKIEYDDGRAYQLRTQELVAGQGMHPQDPTAAIKALEGCEFGYVYLEPTDKLGADVPNPKSHICYGFATHVVILDDDGRVSEVYAAHDSGKVVNPISIQGQIEGGVLMGMGYALTEDWPLKDCVPQARYGTLGLFRAPEIPDIHAIYVEKDELLSVAYGGKGIGEISTIPTAPAVQNAYRAFDGKLRPNLPMVDTPYSRVRNRG, from the coding sequence ATGGCACAGGAATTCACTTTTACCGTTAACGGTGTCGAGCGCACGACGACCCAAAACAAACCGTTGCTGCGCTATCTGCGCGACGACCTGCACATCCACTCCGCCAAGGACGGCTGCTCCGAGGGCGCCTGCGGCACCTGCACCATCCATGTGGACGGTGCGGCCGTCAAGGCGTGCGTACTGACCACCGCTCTTGCCGCCGGTCGCAACATCGTGACCGTCGAGGGCCTGCCCCAAGACGTGCGCGAAGCCTTTGTGTACGCCTTTGGCGCCGTGGGCGCCGTACAGTGCGGTTTTTGCATTCCCGGCATGGTCATGGCGGGTGCAGCGCTCATCGCCGAGGACCCCGAGCCCACCGAGGAGCAGATCAAGTACGCCATTCGCGGTAACGTCTGCCGCTGCACCGGCTACAAAAAGATTATCGAGGGCATCTCGCTGGCCGCTGCGGTGCTCCGTGGCGAAAAGCAGATCGACAAGGACCTGGAGCGCGGCGATGACTACGGCGTGGGCAAGCGCGCCTTCCGTATTGACGTGCGCAAGAAGGTGCTCGGCGAGGGCAAATACCCCGATGACATCGACGAGCTCGATCAACCGGGTCTGACCTACGCCAGCGCCGTGCGCTCCAAGTATCCGCGCGCCCGTGTGCTCTCCATCGATACCTCCAAGGCCGAGGCCCTGCCCGGCGTGGTGGGTATCCTGCGCGCCGAGGACGTGCCGGTCAACCAGGTCGGCCACCTTATCCAGGACTGGGACGTCATGATCGCCCAGGGCGATATCACCCGCTGCGTGGGTGACGCCATCGTGCTGGTGGTTGCCGAGGACGAGGCGACGCTCGAGAAGGCCAAGAAGCTCGTAAAGATCGATTACGAGCCGCTGGAGCCCGTGCGTAGCATTGTCGAGGCCAAGGCTGCCGACGCCCCGCGCCTGCACGACAGCTTCTTTGCCTTTGGCAACACGGTGGAGCTCAAGGACAACGTGTGTCAGAGCCGCCATGTGACGCGCGGCGACGCCGCCAAGGCGCTGGCAGAGAGCGCGTTTACCGTGACGCAGCGCTTTACCACGCCCTTTACCGAGCATGCCTTCTTGGAGCCCGAGTGTGCCGTTGCCTTCCCGTACAAGAACGGCGTCAAGGTGCAGTCGACCGACCAGGGTGCCTACGACACGCGCAAAGAGTGTGCCCACATGTTTGGCTGGGATAGCGAACCCGAGCGTGTGGTCGTCGAGACCATGCTCGTGGGTGGCGGCTTTGGCGGTAAGGAGGACGTTTCGGTCCAGCACCTGGCCGCGCTCGCCGCATATAAGTTCCAGCGTCCTGTGAAGTGCAAGCTCACGCGTGCCGAGTCGCTCGCTTTCCATCCCAAGCGTCATGCCATGGACGGCACCTTTACGCTGGGCTGTGACGCCGAGGGCATCTTTACCGGTCTGGACTGCGAGATCAACTTTGACACCGGCGCCTACGCGTCGCTGTGCGGCCCGGTGCTCGAGCGCGCCTGCACGCATGCCGTCGGCCCCTACAAGTACCAGAACACCGACATCCGCGGCTTCGGCTACTACACCAACAACCCGCCTGCCGGCGCGTACCGTGGCTTTGGCGTTTGCCAGTCCGAGTTTGCACTCGAGAGCCTGATCGACCTGCTGGCCGAGAAGGTCGGCCTGGATCCGTGGGAGATTCGTTACAGAAACGCCATCGAGCCGGGCGAGGTTTTGCCCAACGGCCAGATTGCCGACTGCTCCACGGCGCTTAAGGAGACGCTGCTCGAGGTCAAGGATGCCTACTATGCGCATCCCGGACACGCCGGTATCGCCTGCGCCATGAAGAATGCCGGCGTGGGCGTGGGCCTGCCCGATGCCGGTCGCTGCAAGATTCGCGTCGAGAACGGCGTGGCCGTGGTCTATGCCGCCACGTCCGACATCGGCCAGGGCTGCAACACCGTCTTTTTGCAGGACGTTGCTGAGGCATGCGGTCTGCCGCTTCGCTGCATCGCCAACGGCGAGTGCTCTACCGAGAACGCTCCCGACTCCGGCACTACGTCTGGCTCGCGTCAGACGGTCGTGACCGGCGAGGCCGTGCGCGGTGCCGCCTTCCTGCTGCGCGATGCCATGCTTGACATCGAGGCCGGCAAGCCTGCACCTGATACTCCCGTGAGCGCGCATGGCGACGGCGTCAAGATCGAGTACGATGACGGCCGCGCTTATCAGCTGCGCACGCAGGAGCTCGTCGCCGGCCAGGGCATGCATCCTCAGGATCCCACGGCCGCCATCAAGGCGCTCGAGGGATGCGAGTTTGGCTACGTGTACCTGGAGCCGACCGACAAACTGGGCGCCGACGTTCCCAACCCCAAGAGCCACATCTGCTACGGCTTTGCCACGCATGTGGTCATTTTGGACGATGACGGTCGCGTGAGCGAGGTCTATGCCGCGCACGATTCCGGCAAGGTGGTCAACCCCATCTCCATCCAGGGTCAGATCGAAGGCGGCGTGCTCATGGGTATGGGCTATGCGCTTACCGAGGATTGGCCGCTCAAGGACTGCGTGCCCCAGGCAAGGTACGGCACGCTCGGACTGTTCCGTGCGCCCGAGATTCCGGATATCCACGCCATTTACGTGGAGAAGGACGAGCTGCTGTCCGTGGCATACGGCGGCAAGGGCATCGGCGAGATCTCAACGATCCCCACGGCGCCCGCCGTACAGAACGCCTATCGCGCATTTGACGGCAAGCTGCGTCCAAATCTGCCCATGGTGGATACGCCCTACAGCCGCGTCCGCAACCGCGGGTAG
- a CDS encoding 4Fe-4S binding protein, whose amino-acid sequence MAKSIQHNVAYVACGSGCASAGGDARCSEGCIGCGACVTACPHGAIALVDGIARVDRSKCTGCGLCGMACPQRVIAFVPGYQNILVRCNNTDKGAIARRICDTSCIGCGMCAKKCPAGAIRIEDNCAHIDGVDCLSCGMCAVVCPHGAIHDRTGIAAGV is encoded by the coding sequence ATGGCCAAATCCATTCAACATAACGTGGCCTACGTTGCCTGCGGAAGTGGTTGCGCCTCCGCAGGCGGCGACGCCCGCTGCAGCGAAGGCTGCATTGGCTGTGGCGCCTGCGTCACGGCCTGCCCCCACGGCGCTATTGCGCTGGTCGATGGCATCGCCCGCGTGGATCGCTCCAAGTGCACGGGCTGTGGCCTGTGCGGCATGGCGTGCCCGCAGCGCGTGATTGCCTTCGTGCCCGGCTACCAGAATATCCTGGTGCGCTGCAACAACACCGATAAGGGCGCCATCGCCCGCAGGATCTGCGACACGAGCTGCATCGGTTGCGGCATGTGCGCCAAAAAGTGCCCCGCCGGCGCTATCCGCATCGAGGACAACTGTGCTCATATCGATGGCGTGGACTGCCTGTCGTGCGGCATGTGCGCCGTCGTCTGCCCGCATGGCGCCATCCACGACCGTACCGGCATCGCCGCCGGCGTGTAG
- the ygfK gene encoding putative selenate reductase subunit YgfK: MSDIMRPIPFSQLMNWIIEEHKTQDAVFGVRKMVTTNQEGALPIFDERIETPFGPAAGPNTQLAQNIVASYVAGSRFFELKTVQVMDGEELSKCVNKPCIVAQDECYNCEWSTELEVPQAFAEYVKAWFACHLIAREYGLGSSDGFVFNMSVGYDLEGIKSSKVDAYIEGMKDASGSEVWNECRTWALANLDKFEHVDAAFVESIPARVSNSITESTLHGCPPAEIERIATYLITEKGLNTYIKCNPTLLGYEFARQRLNELGFDYIVFDDTHFREDLQWVDTVPMFERLIALCAEHGLEFGVKLTNTFPVDVTRNELPSTEMYMSGRSLFSLTIEAARRITEQFDGKLRISYSGGATVYNIRALYDAGIWPVTLATDVLKPGGYERFSQMAGEFSDLDGKPFAGVSLEAVTAIQTDSLTNPLYKKPLRPLPDRKVAGKSPLSDCFTTPCRTSCPIQQDIPAYLAAVDEGRYEDALNIIIERNALPFITGTICPHPCGRACERAFYEPEGAQIRASKLKAAHEAMAAVLPKLRAQAIANDGERNVAVIGGGPAGLATAFFLTRAGVPVTIFEARDSLGGVVRHVIPEFRIASDDISHDAELCLAFGAKVQLNARVESIDELKAQGFTDVVVATGAWMPGSAGLGEGAELDVLEFLEAAKKGEKLELGEDVVVIGAGNTAMDAARVAKRLAGVKNVRLVYRRTKKQMPADEEELDLALADGVEFCELLAPKALNGAVLTCDVMELGEPDASGRRSPVATGETVELSATTVICAVGEGIDASLYDAAGVEHDRRGRLAATSTGVEGVWAAGDCRRGPATVVEAIADAAEVARAIAGVDFNKYADQNAQAGREDTCYERKGSLCRDKRNCTKTRCLGCGSVCEVCCDVCPNRANVAIKVPGLAKHQVVHIDGMCNECGNCAVFCPYQEGRPYKDKLTLFWSEQDMENSENEGFLAVDEDHFKVRVAGTVRTVSVDAVNTGLPEAVRLTIRAVRDNYPYLLKK; encoded by the coding sequence ATGAGCGACATCATGAGGCCGATCCCGTTTTCGCAGCTGATGAACTGGATCATCGAGGAGCACAAGACCCAGGACGCCGTCTTTGGCGTGCGTAAGATGGTCACGACCAACCAGGAGGGCGCGCTTCCCATTTTTGACGAGCGCATCGAGACTCCTTTTGGTCCGGCCGCCGGTCCCAACACGCAGCTTGCCCAGAACATCGTGGCATCCTATGTGGCCGGTTCCCGCTTCTTTGAGCTCAAGACCGTCCAGGTTATGGACGGCGAGGAGCTTTCCAAGTGTGTGAACAAGCCCTGCATCGTGGCGCAGGACGAGTGCTACAACTGCGAATGGTCGACCGAGCTCGAGGTTCCGCAGGCCTTTGCCGAGTACGTGAAGGCATGGTTTGCCTGCCACCTGATCGCTCGCGAGTACGGTCTGGGCAGCTCGGACGGCTTTGTCTTTAACATGTCCGTGGGCTATGACCTGGAGGGTATCAAGAGCTCCAAGGTCGACGCCTACATCGAGGGCATGAAGGACGCCAGCGGCTCCGAGGTTTGGAACGAGTGCCGCACGTGGGCGCTCGCTAATCTGGACAAGTTTGAGCATGTCGACGCCGCGTTTGTCGAGTCCATCCCGGCGCGCGTCTCCAACTCCATCACCGAGTCCACGCTGCATGGCTGCCCGCCGGCGGAGATCGAGCGCATCGCGACCTACCTCATCACCGAGAAGGGCCTCAACACCTACATCAAGTGCAACCCCACGCTGCTGGGCTATGAGTTTGCCCGCCAGCGTCTGAACGAGCTGGGCTTTGACTATATTGTCTTTGATGACACGCACTTCCGCGAGGACTTGCAGTGGGTCGACACCGTGCCCATGTTCGAGCGTCTGATTGCCCTGTGCGCCGAGCACGGCCTGGAGTTTGGCGTCAAGCTGACCAACACGTTCCCCGTCGACGTGACGAGGAACGAGCTGCCCTCCACCGAGATGTACATGTCCGGCCGTTCGCTGTTCTCGCTGACCATCGAGGCCGCCCGCCGCATTACCGAGCAGTTCGATGGCAAGCTGCGCATCAGCTACTCCGGCGGTGCCACGGTCTACAACATCCGCGCCCTGTACGATGCCGGCATTTGGCCCGTCACCCTGGCGACTGACGTGCTCAAGCCCGGTGGCTACGAGCGCTTTAGCCAGATGGCCGGCGAGTTTAGCGATCTGGACGGCAAGCCGTTCGCGGGCGTCTCTCTCGAGGCCGTGACCGCGATCCAGACCGACTCGCTCACCAACCCGCTCTACAAGAAGCCGCTGCGCCCGCTGCCCGACCGCAAGGTCGCCGGCAAGAGCCCGCTTTCCGACTGCTTTACCACGCCGTGCCGCACGAGCTGCCCCATCCAGCAGGATATCCCTGCCTATCTGGCGGCTGTTGACGAGGGCCGCTACGAGGACGCGCTCAACATTATCATCGAGCGCAACGCCCTGCCGTTCATTACCGGCACCATCTGCCCGCATCCCTGCGGCCGTGCCTGCGAGCGTGCATTTTACGAGCCCGAGGGCGCCCAGATTCGCGCCAGCAAGCTCAAGGCCGCCCACGAGGCCATGGCAGCCGTGCTGCCCAAGCTGCGCGCCCAGGCTATTGCCAACGACGGCGAGCGCAACGTTGCCGTTATCGGCGGCGGCCCGGCCGGCCTGGCGACTGCGTTCTTCCTGACGCGTGCCGGCGTGCCCGTCACCATCTTCGAGGCCCGCGATTCGCTCGGTGGCGTGGTCCGTCACGTGATTCCCGAGTTCCGCATCGCGAGCGACGATATCTCCCACGATGCAGAGCTCTGCCTGGCCTTTGGTGCCAAGGTGCAGCTCAACGCCCGCGTGGAGTCCATCGACGAGCTCAAGGCCCAGGGCTTTACCGACGTGGTCGTGGCCACCGGTGCCTGGATGCCCGGCTCTGCGGGCTTGGGCGAGGGTGCCGAGCTCGACGTGCTGGAGTTCCTCGAGGCTGCCAAGAAGGGCGAGAAGCTCGAGCTGGGCGAGGACGTCGTGGTCATTGGCGCCGGCAACACCGCCATGGACGCTGCCCGCGTGGCCAAGCGTCTGGCTGGCGTGAAGAACGTGCGCCTGGTGTATCGCCGCACCAAGAAGCAGATGCCCGCTGACGAGGAAGAGCTTGATCTTGCTCTTGCCGACGGTGTTGAGTTCTGCGAGCTGCTGGCCCCCAAGGCGCTTAACGGCGCCGTGCTGACCTGCGACGTTATGGAGCTTGGCGAGCCGGATGCAAGCGGTCGTCGCAGCCCCGTCGCCACGGGCGAGACCGTCGAGCTTTCCGCCACCACGGTGATCTGCGCCGTGGGCGAGGGCATCGATGCCAGCCTGTACGATGCCGCGGGCGTCGAGCACGACCGTCGCGGCCGCCTTGCCGCCACCTCCACCGGCGTCGAGGGCGTCTGGGCTGCGGGCGACTGCCGCCGCGGTCCTGCCACCGTTGTCGAGGCTATCGCCGACGCCGCCGAGGTCGCCCGTGCCATCGCCGGTGTGGACTTTAACAAGTACGCTGACCAGAATGCTCAGGCCGGTCGCGAGGACACCTGCTACGAGCGCAAGGGGTCGCTGTGCCGCGACAAGCGCAACTGCACCAAGACCCGCTGTCTGGGCTGCGGCTCGGTGTGCGAGGTCTGCTGCGACGTGTGCCCCAACCGCGCCAACGTGGCAATTAAGGTGCCGGGCCTGGCCAAGCATCAGGTCGTCCACATCGACGGCATGTGCAACGAGTGCGGTAACTGCGCCGTGTTCTGCCCCTACCAGGAGGGTCGTCCCTACAAGGACAAGCTCACCCTGTTCTGGAGCGAGCAGGACATGGAGAACTCCGAGAACGAGGGCTTCCTGGCTGTGGACGAGGACCACTTTAAGGTCCGCGTCGCCGGCACGGTCCGCACCGTCTCGGTCGATGCCGTCAACACCGGTCTTCCCGAGGCCGTCCGCCTGACCATCAGGGCCGTGCGCGACAACTATCCGTACCTTCTTAAGAAATAG
- the ssnA gene encoding putative aminohydrolase SsnA, which translates to MLLVANGSVFTRNSQTPFIPNGAVAIDGDTIVEVGPECELKAKYPDAEYVDAQGNLIMPGLINCHTHIYSGLARGLAIKGCNPTNFLENLEQQWWKIDDNLTLDGTKASAYATILDSIRDGVTTIFDHHASFCEIPGSLFTIKDAAQELGMRSCLCYEVSDRRGQEKCDQAIAENAEFAQWAAKERRDNDNHMIAAMFGGHATFTLSDETMDKMAEANNGLTGFHIHVCEGMNDVWDSRLNRGGISPVERLLQHNLLGPDTMLGHCIHVTPAEMDIVKESGTWLVNNPESNMGNAVGCAPVLEFFRRGIPVCMGTDAYTHDMLESLKVFLIIQRHNAAMPNVGWCEAMTMLFENNAKMASKYFDRKLGVLEAGAAADVIVMDYKPFTPLSEENIDGHMLFGMMGKNCRTTIINGRVLYKDREFVGIDEEKINAWTMAESKKLWSTLNDRVY; encoded by the coding sequence ATGCTTCTGGTCGCTAACGGTTCCGTTTTTACCCGCAATTCTCAGACCCCGTTCATTCCAAACGGTGCGGTCGCCATTGACGGAGATACGATCGTCGAAGTGGGCCCCGAGTGCGAGCTCAAGGCCAAGTACCCGGATGCCGAGTACGTCGACGCCCAGGGCAACCTCATCATGCCCGGACTCATCAATTGCCACACCCACATCTACTCGGGTCTGGCTCGCGGCCTTGCCATTAAGGGCTGCAACCCCACCAACTTCCTGGAGAATCTTGAGCAGCAGTGGTGGAAGATCGATGACAACCTGACGCTCGACGGCACCAAGGCCAGCGCCTATGCCACGATTCTTGACTCCATCCGCGATGGCGTCACCACGATCTTCGATCACCACGCGAGCTTCTGCGAGATCCCGGGCAGCCTCTTTACCATTAAGGACGCAGCTCAGGAGCTGGGCATGCGTTCGTGTCTGTGCTACGAGGTCTCCGATCGCCGCGGCCAGGAAAAATGCGACCAGGCCATTGCCGAGAACGCCGAATTTGCCCAGTGGGCCGCCAAGGAGCGTCGCGATAACGACAACCACATGATCGCCGCCATGTTTGGCGGTCACGCCACCTTTACGCTGTCGGACGAGACCATGGATAAGATGGCCGAGGCCAACAACGGCCTGACCGGCTTCCACATCCATGTGTGCGAGGGCATGAATGACGTGTGGGACTCCCGCCTCAACCGCGGCGGCATCAGCCCCGTCGAGCGCCTGCTGCAGCACAATCTGCTGGGTCCCGACACCATGCTCGGCCACTGCATCCACGTGACGCCCGCCGAGATGGATATCGTCAAGGAGTCCGGTACCTGGCTCGTCAACAACCCCGAATCCAATATGGGCAACGCCGTGGGCTGCGCCCCCGTGCTCGAGTTCTTCCGCCGCGGCATCCCCGTGTGCATGGGCACCGACGCCTACACCCACGATATGCTCGAGAGCCTTAAGGTCTTCCTGATCATTCAGCGCCACAACGCCGCCATGCCCAACGTGGGCTGGTGCGAGGCCATGACCATGCTGTTCGAGAACAACGCCAAGATGGCGAGCAAGTACTTTGATCGCAAGCTCGGCGTGCTCGAGGCCGGCGCTGCCGCCGACGTCATCGTCATGGACTACAAGCCCTTTACGCCGCTGAGCGAGGAGAATATCGACGGCCACATGCTCTTTGGCATGATGGGCAAAAACTGCCGCACCACCATCATCAACGGCCGCGTCCTGTACAAGGATCGCGAGTTCGTTGGGATTGATGAGGAAAAGATCAACGCGTGGACCATGGCTGAGTCCAAGAAGCTCTGGAGCACGCTCAACGATCGCGTCTACTAA